From Argopecten irradians isolate NY chromosome 2, Ai_NY, whole genome shotgun sequence, the proteins below share one genomic window:
- the LOC138313321 gene encoding uncharacterized protein has translation MNTTCTNWDSVLPSILFAINNSQHSTTGYSPFEVIYGFRLRFLLTHIASVDDNIPGDVTTYLSSKHSAMELTLTMIKERFDKVNAKMIVRLNKGRSNLQLHKDDYVFMTHEATGPGGKLKDNYSGPYVVMDIVSDHMVNLQDHEHKRQFPHPIHIDRLKPAHIRCPSPANFFRTAKKRTFRHISAQTDIHVHQNRDTVDNFPASSIDSGSSSASDSSSPANQKPTPVSTRPKRVLRKPARFCDSDHVDPNDLPLPDTIVKVKVKRILAQRHTMDGLQYLVQLVGEPTQA, from the coding sequence ATGAACACTACCTGTACTAACTGGGACTCTGTTCTTCCAAGTATTCTGTTTGCTATCAACAACTCCCAGCATTCCACAACAGGATACTCACCGTTTGAAGTTATTTATGGGTTCCGACTCAGATTTCTGCTTACCCATATAGCCTCTGTAGACGACAATATCCCAGGAGACGTTACAACCTACCTGTCGTCAAAACACAGTGCCATGGAGTTGACACTGACAATGATCAAGGAACGATTTGATAAGGTTAATGCAAAGATGATAGTACGTTTAAACAAAGGCCGGTCTAACCTCCAACTCCATAAAGATGACTATGTCTTTATGACACATGAAGCAACTGGTCCAGGAGGAAAGCTTAAGGACAATTACTCAGGACCATATGTTGTTATGGATATAGTGAGTGATCATATGGTGAACCTGCAGGATCATGAACATAAGAGGCAATTCCCTCATCCTATCCATATTGATCGCCTTAAACCGGCTCATATCCGTTGTCCATCACCTGCAAATTTCTTTCGTACAGCTAAGAAAAGGACATTTCGACATATATCTGCCCAGACGGACATACATGTTCACCAAAATCGTGATACGGTTGACAATTTTCCTGCATCATCAATTGATTCAGGTAGTTCATCTGCCAGTGATTCTAGTTCACCAGCAAATCAAAAACCGACACCTGTATCTACTCGTCCCAAACGAGTACTACGAAAACCAGCCAGATTCTGCGACTCGGATCATGTGGATCCTAATGATCTCCCTCTGCCTGACACTATAGTCAAAGTGAAAGTGAAACGCATTCTAGCCCAGAGACATACAATGGATGGTCTGCAATATCTTGTGCAACTAGTTGGAGAACCTACACAAGCGTAG